In the genome of Sorangium aterium, one region contains:
- the trpB gene encoding tryptophan synthase subunit beta has product MQQSGRFGAFGGAYVPEILVPALEQLERAYLEARGDPSFAAEFDGLLTTYAGRPTPLTLCRNLTGDPRVKLYLKREDLLHGGAHKTNQALGQGLLARRMGKRRLIAETGAGQHGVATAMIGALLGMPTRIYMGAKDVERQRLNVFRMRLMGAEVVPVTSGSQTLKDALNEALRYWTESYEDTHYLIGTVAGPHPFPTIVRDFQWVIGREARAQILQAEGRLPDAVVACVGGGSNAMGIFSEFIPDKDVALVGVEPAGHGLSTDKHGATLLKGRPGVLHGSETYILQDEQGQVAETHSVSAGLDYPGVGPEHAHLMTSGRATYVAATDDEALDAFQRLSRSEGIIPAFESAHAIAHALKMVAEAAQAGREAVLVVNLSGRGDKDMEQAQRLLDPGRST; this is encoded by the coding sequence ATGCAGCAAAGCGGCCGCTTCGGCGCCTTTGGCGGCGCCTATGTCCCGGAGATCCTCGTGCCCGCGCTCGAGCAGCTCGAGCGCGCGTACCTGGAGGCGCGCGGCGATCCGTCGTTCGCGGCGGAGTTCGACGGGCTGCTGACGACCTACGCGGGGCGCCCGACGCCGCTCACCCTGTGCCGGAACCTGACCGGCGACCCGCGCGTGAAGCTGTACCTCAAGCGCGAGGACCTGCTCCACGGCGGCGCGCACAAGACGAACCAGGCGCTCGGCCAGGGGCTGCTCGCGCGGCGCATGGGCAAGCGGCGGCTCATCGCCGAGACCGGGGCCGGCCAGCACGGCGTCGCGACCGCCATGATCGGGGCCCTGCTCGGCATGCCGACGCGCATCTACATGGGCGCGAAGGACGTCGAGCGGCAGCGGCTCAACGTCTTCCGGATGCGCCTCATGGGGGCCGAGGTGGTGCCCGTGACCTCGGGCTCGCAGACGCTGAAGGACGCCCTCAACGAGGCGCTGCGCTACTGGACCGAGAGCTACGAGGACACGCATTACCTGATCGGGACGGTCGCCGGGCCTCACCCGTTCCCCACGATCGTGCGCGATTTCCAGTGGGTGATCGGCCGCGAGGCGCGCGCCCAGATCCTGCAGGCCGAGGGGCGCTTGCCCGACGCGGTGGTCGCGTGCGTGGGCGGCGGCAGCAACGCCATGGGGATCTTCTCCGAGTTCATCCCGGACAAGGACGTGGCGCTCGTCGGCGTCGAGCCCGCCGGCCACGGCCTGTCGACCGACAAGCACGGGGCGACGCTCCTCAAGGGCCGCCCGGGGGTGCTGCACGGGTCGGAGACCTACATCCTCCAGGACGAGCAGGGGCAGGTCGCCGAGACGCACTCGGTTTCGGCGGGGCTCGACTACCCCGGCGTCGGGCCGGAGCACGCGCACCTCATGACGTCGGGCCGGGCGACGTACGTCGCGGCGACGGACGACGAGGCGCTCGACGCGTTCCAGCGGCTCTCGCGGAGCGAGGGCATCATCCCGGCGTTCGAGTCGGCGCACGCGATCGCGCACGCGCTGAAGATGGTGGCGGAGGCGGCGCAGGCAGGGCGCGAGGCGGTGCTCGTCGTGAACCTGTCGGGCCGCGGAGACAAGGACATGGAGCAGGCGCAGAGGCTGCTCGATCCCGGGAGGTCGACATGA
- the trpA gene encoding tryptophan synthase subunit alpha, translated as MSRETVTTRYDRAFERLRQRGEGAFIPFLMLGDPDLATSARLLRAAVEGGADAIEVGIPFSDPIADGPTVQAAAVRALEAGVRPSDCIELLARFRAEAPEVPIGILTYANLVKHRDLAGFYASAAAAGVDSVLVADVPVKESDPYVAAARAVGVAPVLIAPLNASEATLQRLAERCDAYTYCVTRKGVTGADEQLRLGHGALFETLRRFGAPPAILGFGISKPEHVRDALAAGAFGVVSGSAVVQRVSANVGDPEAAARAVASFVREMKAATAR; from the coding sequence ATGAGTCGGGAGACGGTGACGACGCGCTACGATCGCGCATTCGAGCGGCTGCGGCAGCGGGGCGAGGGGGCGTTCATCCCCTTCCTGATGCTGGGGGATCCCGACCTGGCCACGAGCGCGCGGCTGCTGCGCGCGGCGGTGGAGGGCGGCGCAGACGCGATCGAGGTCGGGATCCCGTTCTCGGATCCGATCGCGGACGGCCCGACGGTCCAGGCCGCCGCCGTGCGGGCGCTCGAGGCCGGCGTGAGGCCGTCCGACTGCATCGAGCTCCTGGCGCGCTTCCGGGCGGAGGCGCCGGAGGTGCCGATCGGCATCCTGACGTACGCGAACCTCGTGAAGCACCGCGATCTGGCGGGCTTCTACGCGTCGGCGGCCGCGGCCGGGGTCGACAGCGTGCTCGTCGCCGACGTGCCGGTGAAGGAGTCGGATCCGTACGTGGCGGCGGCGCGCGCCGTGGGGGTGGCGCCGGTGCTGATCGCGCCGCTCAACGCCTCGGAGGCCACGCTGCAGCGGCTCGCGGAGCGGTGCGACGCGTACACCTACTGCGTCACGCGCAAGGGCGTGACGGGGGCGGACGAGCAGCTGCGCCTCGGCCACGGGGCGCTCTTCGAGACGCTGCGCCGGTTCGGTGCGCCGCCCGCGATCCTGGGGTTCGGCATCTCGAAGCCCGAGCACGTGCGCGACGCCCTCGCCGCCGGGGCGTTCGGCGTGGTCAGCGGGTCCGCGGTCGTCCAGCGGGTCTCGGCGAACGTCGGTGATCCCGAGGCCGCCGCGCGCGCCGTCGCGAGCTTCGTGCGCGAGATGAAGGCGGCGACGGCGCGCTGA